The DNA segment TCCACATCGATCCGGACACCGGTGAGGACGTCTTCTACATCGCTCAGCCCATCGTCATCAAGGAACGGTCCTGCCTGGAGTGCCACACCACCCCGGACATGGCCCCCGCCAGCCAGATCCGCACCTACGGCCCGGACCGCGGCATGGGCTGGAACCTCGGCGATGTCATCGGCGCCCGCATCGTCTACGTCCCCGCGAAGCAGGTCGTTGAAGCCGGCGTTCGCACCGCCCGCAACGTCATGCTGATCTTCATCAGCACGTTCGGCCTCATGATCACCATGATCATGTTCGTCCTGGGCCGCCGGGTCGTCCGCCCTTTGCGGCACCTGGCCGGAGCCGTCGCCCGGGTCGGCAAGGGCGACCTCCCGCCCAGCACCCGCATCTCCACCCAGGATCCCATCCTCGCCCGCTCCGCCCGCCGCGGCGACGAACTGGGCACCCTCGTCGCCGGCTTCGACTCCATGGCCCAACAGGTCGGCGCCCGCGAGGATGACCTCCGCCGGGCCCGCGCCGCCTCCGAGCAGCGAGAGGTCTATTTCCGATCCGTGATCGAGCAGTCCTCCGACGCCGTGCTGATCGTCGCCCCCGACGGCGAGATCCGCTACGTCAGCCCCGCGATCACCTCCATGCTCGGCCGCTCTCCCGACGAACTCATCGGCACATCCGCCTTCGACCTGGTCCACCCCGACGACCGCCCGGCCGCCCGCGAGTCGCACGAGCGAGTCATCAAGCTCGGCGTCAGCCCCATTGTCCGCCTCCGCTGCCGCCACGCCGACGGCTCCTGGCGCGACATCGAGGCCGCCGGCAGCAGCCTCCTCGACGTCCCCGCCGTCGCCGGTATCGTCGTCGTCTTCCGCGATGTCACCGAAAAGCGACGCGCCGAAGAGGCGACCCGCGACAAGGAGGCCGCCGAGCAGGCCAACCGCGCCAAGAGCCAGTTCCTCGCCAACATGTCCCACGAGCTCCGCACCCCCCTCAACGCCATCATCGGCTACAGCGAGATGCTCCAGGAGGAAGTCACCGACCTCGGCGCCGCCGGCACCGCCTTCGTCGGCGATCTCAAGAAGATCCAGTCCGCCGGACGCCACCTGCTCAGCCTCATCAACGACGTACTCGACCTCTCGAAGATCGAGGCCGGCAAGATGGATCTCTTCCTCGAGGAGTTCGCCGTCCCCGACATCATCACCGACGTCGTCACCACCGTGCATCCCCTTGTCGAACAGAAAGGCAACCGCCTCGAAGTCCGCATCGCCCCCGACGCCGGCCAGATGCGCGCCGACCTCACCAAGCTCCGCCAGGCCCTTTTCAACCTCCTCTCCAACGCTTCCAAGTTCACCGAGGGCGGAGTCATCACCGTCGACGTCCGCCGCGAGCCCGGCTCCTCCGGCGACATCATCTCCTTCACCGTCTCCGACACCGGCATCGGCATGTCCGATGAGCAGCTCTCCCGCCTCTTCGAGGCCTTCTCCCAGGCCGACGCCTCCACCACCCGCAAGTACGGAGGCACCGGCCTGGGCCTGGCCATCACCCGCCGCTTCTGCCGCATGATGGGCGGCGACATCTCCGTCCGCAGCGAGCCATCCAAGGGCTCGGCCTTCACCATCCGCATCCCCGCTACGGTCGCCGATCCCAAGCTCGAGCCGCCGCCCGCGCCGGACGAACCCGCCACGGACACGCCCGACGCCGCCCCCGCCGGCCCCAGCCGCTGCGTCCTCGTGATCGACGACGATCCGATCGTCCACGACCTGATGCGCCGGACCCTCGCCAAGGAGGGCCTCCGCGTCGAAACCGCCCTTTCCGGCGATGCGGGACTCGAGGCCGCCCGCCGCCTCCGTCCCGACGTCATCACCCTCGACGTCATGATGTCCGGCCGCGACGGCTGGTCCGTCCTCTCCGCCCTCAAGTCCGACCCCGACCTCGCCCCCATCCCAGTCGTCATGGTCACCATCATCGACCAGAAGCGACTCGGCTTCTCCTTGGGCGCCTCGGAGTACCTCGTCAAGCCCGTCGACTTCGACCGTCTCGCCGACATCCTCGAGCGACTCAACCGCACCCACTCGGGCGACATCCTCGTCGTCGAGGACGACGCCTCCCTCCGCGAACTGGTCCGTCGCAGCATCGAGCGCATCGGCCGCCGCGTCGTCGAAGCCGAGAACGGCCGCCGCGCCATCGAGCAACTCCAGAATTGCGAAGAGGGCGCCCTCCCCGGCCTCATCGTCCTCGATCTCATGATGCCCGAGATGGACGGCTTCCAGGTTCTCGAGGCCCTCCGCACCCATCCGCGCTGGCGGTCCATCCCTGTCGTCGTGGTCACCGCCAAGCCCCTGACAGCCCAGGAACGGGCCCGCCTCCAGGAGCAGGTGATGAATGTTCTGGAAAAGGGCGACTACCCGCTC comes from the Phycisphaeraceae bacterium genome and includes:
- a CDS encoding response regulator produces the protein MPIRALMLLLLLVAFVAGGVVGWNRISEAMQANAQRQVVSKAEILLQTMIGVRDYTTNNVNLHLKPLLAAEPEFIKETVPGYSAREVFENFRNGKPEYSAFLFKEATINATNERNEANPFEREIVQEFRKQVAEHEADPAVPLAPTSGFHIDPDTGEDVFYIAQPIVIKERSCLECHTTPDMAPASQIRTYGPDRGMGWNLGDVIGARIVYVPAKQVVEAGVRTARNVMLIFISTFGLMITMIMFVLGRRVVRPLRHLAGAVARVGKGDLPPSTRISTQDPILARSARRGDELGTLVAGFDSMAQQVGAREDDLRRARAASEQREVYFRSVIEQSSDAVLIVAPDGEIRYVSPAITSMLGRSPDELIGTSAFDLVHPDDRPAARESHERVIKLGVSPIVRLRCRHADGSWRDIEAAGSSLLDVPAVAGIVVVFRDVTEKRRAEEATRDKEAAEQANRAKSQFLANMSHELRTPLNAIIGYSEMLQEEVTDLGAAGTAFVGDLKKIQSAGRHLLSLINDVLDLSKIEAGKMDLFLEEFAVPDIITDVVTTVHPLVEQKGNRLEVRIAPDAGQMRADLTKLRQALFNLLSNASKFTEGGVITVDVRREPGSSGDIISFTVSDTGIGMSDEQLSRLFEAFSQADASTTRKYGGTGLGLAITRRFCRMMGGDISVRSEPSKGSAFTIRIPATVADPKLEPPPAPDEPATDTPDAAPAGPSRCVLVIDDDPIVHDLMRRTLAKEGLRVETALSGDAGLEAARRLRPDVITLDVMMSGRDGWSVLSALKSDPDLAPIPVVMVTIIDQKRLGFSLGASEYLVKPVDFDRLADILERLNRTHSGDILVVEDDASLRELVRRSIERIGRRVVEAENGRRAIEQLQNCEEGALPGLIVLDLMMPEMDGFQVLEALRTHPRWRSIPVVVVTAKPLTAQERARLQEQVMNVLEKGDYPLDDLLAAVRDLVSTCATPPPAPPKA